The genome window gcatTTTGTGATCAGCGTGTGGCTGCCCTTCTGGCCTGGAACTTGAGCGGCCTGGGTTCGATCCCcaatgactttgggcaagtcatgttactgctctgtgcctcagtttcccatctgtgaaatgaggGGTGGTAATTCTTGTCTCCTCGTAGGGATGCTGGAATAATGACTTTGGGAAGGTGTGTGAGGCCCAGGCAGAAAGAGGGTGCTCCAGTCAGTGAATAGCCAATATCTGGTAACACGGGGCTCAGAAATTCAGGGGTGATCTGTACCCTCATTAGGAGGCTAAGTGGGGCAGAGGAGTTGGGGAcctgcccagccaggcaggggcaaAGCTGGACTTAGAAGTTACAAGGTTCCTGGCTCCCACTCCCGTGCTGAATCCCCTGTATGAGCTCTGTGGAGTTGCATGCGGGAATCCCTGGGTGGAATTTCCTGGCCTGTGCTACACAAGAGGTCGGCCCAGGAGACCACAATGGCCCTTCTAGCCTTGAAATCTGTGATTTTAGATTGTTCTAGCCCAGGAATCCTGGATCCGGTGAATGATTAAACCTGGATATTTGGCTCTTCCTTCCTAGATGCACACTCTGCGAGTGGGGTACCCCGTTCCTAATGTGAGCTGCAAAACAGTTGGGAGAGGAGTGCTCTGTAATGCAGCACAAATGGCATTCGTGCCAAATTCATAGTGCGTCTCAGTCAGCCAGACTTACCAGCAAACACCCAATGTTGCATTTTGGTTGCTGGCAAATTCTTCTCTCTTGTCCCGGGGGTGCCGCATCGATTATCTCTTGAAAAGCAGTAACCTCGGTACCTCTTTGCCTGAGGCTTTAGGCCAGATGCGTCTTTCCCAATCCTCAAAGAAGAGATTAAAAACCCGACCTTCATCTCCCCGATTGTCTGGGACCAGCTGCTCCTTGCAGGCTCTCTGGCTTGGCCCAAGGCATCCTTATCCCCGGGAAAATCAGCAGGGGACATGCCTCCTCCAGAGTTAATCTGAGTTAATTGGTGTAGGAGATCAGGCAgcattctcttcccctccccctgtctgTACACCAGCTGGGACTGGGGTAGCTAGTTTGATTTCCAGGGGTCCTCTCTGGGCATGTGCTTTCTGCTCAGAGGAGGTGATGCCCTGTGGCAGGCCATGGTGGGGGAATATTTACACACAGTCTGGAGCTTGGTTTGCCCTCCACGCTTTCACCCGTCCTGTCCTTGCATTTCAGGTTCCAAGTGAAGTTTTTCTATCTTTGCCAGCTAGCATACTGGCTGCATGCGCTTCCCGAGCTGTACTTCCAGAAGGTGCGCAAGGTGAGTGCCCCCCGGCCATGCTGCAAGCTTTGCAAAGGGGGTCTTGTCTGGTGGACCCACCGCCGGTGGATTAGCAGTAGCTTTGAGAAGCAGAATGCCAGAGATGGCTGCGTATGTGGAACTTGGGGAGGATTGTGAGGCCAATGAAAGCCCCAGCAGCTTCATGTGCCCTTTCGACGTACCATCAGCGAGCTTGGAAGCTGGCATAGGGGTCCCTGCCATTACGTTGCCTTTACATTTGACCAATGAGGTGGAATCTTCACAGCCATGGGATGACTTGGCATGTCAATGGGGAACGCTCCACAAAATccgcaggagcagggagagccctggacttcctgtcATGCTTCGCTGCTCTATGTTGTGCACCACTCCGTCGGCCATGTGAAGAAGCTTAATGTGAAATCTTTGTTCCCTTGCCAGGAGGAGATTCCTCGTCAGCTGAAGTACATCAGCCTCTACCTGCTGCACATAGCTGCGGCATACCTCTTAAAGTGAGTCTTCCACACTTGCTCTACGGAGCCTACCAAGGTTCTCGGCAGCTGGAATAATGGGAAAATCCTGGTTTTCAGCAGGCGGGTGCTCGGTGCTTGCTGAAGATCAAGTCCCTGGAAGGGCGCTTGGGTTGGGCAGCCAAAATCATGAGGCATTCCAAAAATCTTGGCCCACACGCTGAGAGCTAAGTAAAGGTGATTTATGAGCCAACGATCAAGGCAACTGTTGATTAGCAGAACTGCCAGCTACACTGTGTTATTGAAGCCAACAGGTTCCAAATAGGAGAATAGCTATTTTTAGCAATGAGGCTATTGTCTAGTCACATCAGCTAGGACAGATGACATGTCAGCGCCTAATATTTCCAGAGCATCATGCAACACAAACATTAGCTGAAGCTGTcagcccggggctgggagggatgATCACCTTTGGTGTCAGGAAAGTTTCTCCAGGGCTGCTGTTGCAGTTAGGCAAACGTTCTAAAACTTTCATATACCCTCCTGGGAAGCATGCAGCTTATGTGAGAGGCAGCAAGTTCAGTGGTTAGCATGTTGGTCCACAATTCAAGAGACTTCTGTTTCTCTTCCCAGTTCTGCTACTGAGCTCTGCAGGGACAGTGggcgctgtgcctcagtttccccttaaGCAGTGTCTTATCTATTTGATTATAACCTGTTTGGGGCAGCTTCGTGTGGGTCCTAGGCCCAACACAACAGGGTCCTGATTTTGATTGGCGCGTGTAATCTGCAGAACAGACACTTAGTAGTAGTAATAAGGCAGGTCGCTGTCTGGAGCTCAGGTCTGTTCCAACACAGCAACGCctgtcttttctctccctagcctAACCCGCCTGGGGCTCATCCTCTTGCTGCTGCAGTACTTTGCTGAATTCTTCTTCCACGTGGCCCAGCTCTTCTACTTCACGGACGAGAACAACCAGAAGCTGTAAGTGCATCGAGCTGAGGGGAAAGATTCCCCCGGCCGGCCAGGGCTGTCAGTACAAGGGGTTTAGGGGAGTGAGTCTGTCTTCTTCAGAATGGATCTGCAAGTGGAGCAGTCACCTGGGGTGGGGGACAATTGCAGGTGCTGCCGTTCCTGACTAGCCGGTTGAGGTGGGCAAGGAGATCCTCACAGCACAGGCATTCGAGGCCATGTTAACGTCCAGGCTTGATTTAGTGGACTTAGTAAGAATAACAGATTGGCGCAGCCTGCTAAAGGCCTGGGATCTTGTGTCTTCCTGTACTGTGGTGTGCAGTTGAGGagggagtgtggtctagtggatagAGCCCTGCCCTGTGCAACAAGAGACGTGGGTTCTCTTCTTTGCCCTGCTTCCTGAGAGCTATTGGGCTAATCACATCCTTTCCTGTGCCTCTGTTTACCttcccaccctttgtctgtccAGATTGTAAACTCATCAAGTCTGTctctcacagagggtatgtctagattacatggctccgtcgacagagccatgtagatgagtttactagacatagggaaatgaagcggcattttaaataatcgctgcttcatttacatcaaaatggccgccgcgctgtgccgatcagctgtttggcggcacagcggggcagtctggatgctctgcggccgacaacggaagcctttgtcgaccgctccgttatgcttcgtgaaatgaggcttactggagcggtcaacaaaggcttccgttgttgacggcggagtgtccacactgccccgctgtgctgccaaatagctgatcagcacagcgcggcggctgttttgatgtaaatgaagcagtgattatttaaatcgccgcttcattttcctacgtctagtaaactcatctacgtggctctgtcgacgaagccatgtagtctagacataccctgagtgtacgTGCAGGTATAAAAAGCTACCGGGTTGGAATGCCCTTTTATGCTCCTGTTGCAGTGGGGTGAATGACCAGCAACAGGCATCAGAGAATCAGGCCCGGAGGCCCCTGGGCCTGGAATGATCTATTCCTTCGTGCCAGCTGTGGGCAAATGTGCTGAGACTGCACACAGGCACACAGTGAGGGGTTGCTCTGGAGTGGAAGGTGGACCTTGGAAGAACGTAGGGACTGAAGCTCTGTCCATCCCGTTCAGCACAGGCCCCAGCCGACCTGCCCCCATGTGACTTGCCGGGGCCATCTCACACGTGGCCTGTTCTGACCATGATATCCCTGCTGAGGCTCAGGAAGGGAGGTGGCTGGAACAGTGGTTTTCGTGGTGTAGGACTCTTAGACTGAAAGAACCCCTCTCCACCACAGTTAAACCCTGTGAAAAATGGGTCCCCAGGAACCACATGCTGCTCCTGGACATTGTGAGGCAGTTTTCTGGCCTGAGCATGTCTCCCGACCCCTGGGTGTGCACCCCCACCGCAGACGGAGGCTCggcccagtgacaccccccaTTTGAATTCACACAGGTTTAATGCCTGGGCCGTGGTGTTCGTGGTCGCCCGGCTCTTCACCCTCACCCTTTCCGTGCTGGTCATCGGCTTTGGGCTGTCTCGGGTGGAGAATCAGGTGTTCGAACCTGAGAAGGGAAACTTCAACAGTCTGCTTTTCAGGTAAGACATGGCCACATGctgctccatcccttcctccccgTAGGCTGAACTGCTCTGCGGAGTGGCTTAGCGTGTGCTCACGTAGTCAGGAAGGAGCCTGTCAAAATcagaatactagggctggaagagacctcaggagtcattgagtccagccccctgcccaactaaagtcaaccccaactaaaccatcccagccagggctctgtcaagccgagacttaaaaacctgtagcgatggaaattccaccgcttccctagggaacccattgcagtgcttccccaccctcctagtgaaatagtttttcccaatatccaacctagacctcccccactgtaacatgtgaccattgctccttgttctgccattcatcactaccgagaacagcctcgctccatcctctttggagcctcccttcaggaagttgcaggctgctatcaaatcccccctcactcttctcttctgcagactaaacaaacccaaatccctctcctcatagatcatgcgctccagccctctaataattttggtcgccctctgctggactctctccagtgcgtccacaacctttctatagcggggggccagaactggacacaataccccagatAAAAGCGAAAGCAGTCGTCATGCCCGCGTTTGTGTTCTCAACCCCTGTGGTCCCATTTGGCTCCAAGGGTGTCAAAATCCATCTGTCTTCTGGTTGGGATTTCTCCTGTATCAAGGATTATGTagatgcagcacaggcctgggtGAACAAGCTGGGTGCCCAGCTGCCTTGAGGCTAAGCAAAATCCTAGGCGCTGCACTGTGAAGACAAGAATAATCCTTGATATGAAGAGAGCCTCTGAGCAGATCTGTTCTTCAAGGAGGCATTGACATACAGTCCCTTTTCCATCGTACTTCTGTCTGGCCATGTCTTCCCTCCCATTGCCTGGGGAACATGGTTTTCTCTGCAGGTTTTCTCTGACATCTGGATGTCCTGAAGGATGCACTGTTGCTCAAAAAGCAGATTGGGGCTTGGTGCAGAACTGTTTGGGTGAGGTGGTTTGCTTGTGCGGTGCAGGAGTTCGGATGAGAAGACCCTAGCGGTCCCTCCTGGCCTGAGAGTGTCTGTCTGAATAACCACTGGGATTCTGGGAATGAGGGAAAAACCTTTCGGAGTTCAGTTTCCCTTTGCGCATTTGTCAGTGTTTTGTATGCCGCTGTGTCCCCTGCATAGCCCCCAGCCAGGACGGGCAGATGCTGCTTTGCGGAAGCGTGATTGTACCCAAACACAAACGGGCAGTGGCACTCAGGGCAGGGTTGGCACCTGGAACAGGTACTCCCACCCCTCAGGTGACCTCCCAGGACAGGTATGCCGGCTCTGCGGAGCATCGAGAAGGCTGTGGTCCTGGGGGGCAAAGAGCCGTTTACTGGGCGGGGGTTGGATTTGGGAGTGGCCGGTTTCAGCCTCTCAGCTCTGTTCTCAGCCTCCCgcctctctgccctctccctgccaggaTGTTCGTGCTGCTCCTGGTGTGCCTCTTCCAGGCCTTGATGATGTGGCACTTCATCCGCTTCCAGCTGCGGCGCTGGCGGGAATACTGGAACGAGCAGAGcgccaggcagagagctgctgccgCCCTCCCCAAGCAGCAGTCCAAACCCATCAAAAGGGAGACAGGTGAGTGCCAGGGCAGGGCGCTGAGAGCGGGGCCGTGTGGGGCTGAGCTAGGGGGCAAGATGTAAGGGCCCAAGCTGCTGTCGGGTCCCTTGCTCTGCCTGAGGGGGAGCAGTAACAGCCAGGCGCCATCAGGGCCCCAGCCCTGTCCTGTCCAGCAGCATCGTGCCCCCAAAGTCGTGCTCAGGAGTAACTGACTGTTCTGCGACGCAGCCCCGGCCAAGTGGGACCACGGCACAAGGCGGAAGGCCTGCCGGGCACTCCCGTCCCCTGAGGGGATGGCAGTTCACAACCCTTGTGCTGAGCGGGGGCTAAGACCTCACGCTCTTCAAAGCCGGTCGGGTCCCTGACACGctgtgctccccgcccccaggttaCCACGAAAACGGAGTGGTGAAAGCCGAGAACGGAACCTCCCCGCGCACCAAGAAGCTCAAGTCTCCCTAGGGCCGAAGGCTCTTCTGCCAGGGAGGAAGGCGAGAGACCAGGACTAagcgccagcccctccctccaccaccgCAGTGGCTTGGAAACGTTTCCTCTTCCCatggtctctccccttcccccgccgaaCCATTTGCAATAAAACCAAAAAAGCCCCGCGTCACACGGCCTGTAGGAGGCAGGCtcaaacctcccccaccccccggtccGTTTTATCGTCAATCAGCGTGCAATGTTTTCCCCTGTTACAAATGCACTGTAGAAAGGTTCCAGCCAAAGGATCCCTTTTTCCTCTGCCCTCTTGGCACTGCTCTACatcggtggggggcaggcagctgcttTAAGGCGCTGCGTGCCCTAGGGCCTTGAGGGTAGAGGTTCGGGGAGCCGTGCTCTTTGTGTGGGGTGCCCTCTTGGCTGCCCAGGGTGGCTGTCGGGGGTGGTGTCCGTGGGTGGGTCCGCCACGCCTGGAGTTCTTGGGAGAATTGCAGGGCAACCTTGTAGCCAGCCTGCCCAATGGGATTTCAGAGGCGCATCCGTTCTGGATCAGGCCTGTCGCGTCAGGGCACAGGGAGGCGATCTCAGAGGTGCTGGGATTGTGGCAAGTGGCAGCCATGGTGGTCTGCGGTGAGAGGAAAGCTCTTCCCACGCTGGCGGATCGGCCCTGGTGGCTTTCGTGGCTTAGCCCAGTTCTGCCCACCTCTCTCTTGGCACCGTGACTGGGCCCTGTCTCTGGCCGGGTAATTCTTGGTGCCTTACTCACGATGCTGTCACCCGGCTCAGGCCAAGCTCAGCAGAGGAGGTGTGAGCCCTGAGACCCCACCTCCCCACTAGCAGGTCAGCCCTGGTCCCACGCCTCGCTGCTCCTGCGGGATGTGCCGCTTTACCTCACCCGACTGCTGGCTGACCCCTGTGGCGCTGTGCGCGGGTAGCACTCATGCTGCATGCAGGAGCGCAAACGCCCCGTCACCTGTCAGTAATGGGGCCTTTCACCTCAGGCCtcaaccctgccctgggctggccctgctccctgtaGCCACCAGCTTCTGTCTCTCAGCTTCGCAGGCCTTGTACCTCCTAGGCGACGGGTTAGTTTGgggatccagccccctgcctcccttctTGGGCTGGGCGGGAATAGCAGAGAGCAGCCTGTGGAAGCGGGAGTGCCTCTCACCCGATCCATGctacccccccgccccagctggtGGATGGGATCGTCTCCGATCTACCTCAGAGGCTGCCTCTCTCGTACGCCCAGGCTCCCTGGGGACCCCGTGTTGGCTGGAGGAGGAGACGTGGGGGGGATGGGTCGAGCACCTGAGAGCCCGCTGACTTTGTCCGCTGCCTGGGAACAGCATCCCCCACCCTCTTCCGAGTGGGTGAAGCCGTCCCACTTGCATTGCTGTTCCAATGCGGTCAGGACTGGCAGCAGAGGTATCCCTCTCTGTGGAAGGTCTCTATCGCCAGACTTTGCCCTTGGTGTGTTTCGGTGCAGTAAGGTGATTTAGCGCTTCCTTCCCGCTTCCCTCGCGGCAAAGCTGGCTCGGCTGATCGGTAGCATTTCCCTGTGGCTGAGCATggagaggagaggcagggagtCCCAGGGGTGAAGTGTCCTGGAATCCGGGCCCTTCCTTCCTAGCTGGGGTGAGAGGCACAGGCCAGAATAACCCAACCAGGATGTGCCCGGCTTGTGTTGTGCTGCTCTCTGTGATCTTTTTGGAAGGGACAGTGGCTCTTGCTCGCCTCCTgccggtttgtttgttttttgagtggtgagaggaactggtggCTATGCTGCTTGCACAGAAGTTGAGTCCTCTCTGCACCTGTTCTGTCTCCCCCACTGGTAGCCCGTGCTGGAGAGAGAAAACCTGGAGGCAGCTGGTCAGATCCTGTTCCTCCCTGTCCCCCATGAGCTTTGACTGTCAAATGAGGGTCACTAGCTGGCATCTCCCAATgatcctcctcctgctctcccaaTATCTCGGAGCAGAGTACCAGGGAACTGCCCCTCCTTAGCCCTGGCTGGATAGGTGCCTAGCAAAGCCAGCACTTGGGCAGAGGGAGTTCTATGATCGGAGGAGCAGCAGGTCAGGTGGGAAAGGAAGATGAGCCCGGCGAGCGAGACAGCTGAGACATGAGCTCTTGGCACCTGGGCCTACCATCCTTCTCCCCGTC of Pelodiscus sinensis isolate JC-2024 chromosome 3, ASM4963464v1, whole genome shotgun sequence contains these proteins:
- the TRAM2 gene encoding translocating chain-associated membrane protein 2 isoform X2; protein product: MATAKTAFLFILPQYNISVPTADGELVHYRYGLKDLITILFYVFIAIILHAVVQDYVLDKINRRLHLSKVKHSKFNESGQLVAFHLTSMIWCLYVVVTEGYLSDPRSWWENYPHVFLPFQVKFFYLCQLAYWLHALPELYFQKVRKEEIPRQLKYISLYLLHIAAAYLLNLTRLGLILLLLQYFAEFFFHVAQLFYFTDENNQKLFNAWAVVFVVARLFTLTLSVLVIGFGLSRVENQVFEPEKGNFNSLLFRMFVLLLVCLFQALMMWHFIRFQLRRWREYWNEQSARQRAAAALPKQQSKPIKRETGYHENGVVKAENGTSPRTKKLKSP
- the TRAM2 gene encoding translocating chain-associated membrane protein 2 isoform X1, translating into MAFRRRAKSHPLFSQEFLIHNHADIGFCLVLCVLIALMFEATAKTAFLFILPQYNISVPTADGELVHYRYGLKDLITILFYVFIAIILHAVVQDYVLDKINRRLHLSKVKHSKFNESGQLVAFHLTSMIWCLYVVVTEGYLSDPRSWWENYPHVFLPFQVKFFYLCQLAYWLHALPELYFQKVRKEEIPRQLKYISLYLLHIAAAYLLNLTRLGLILLLLQYFAEFFFHVAQLFYFTDENNQKLFNAWAVVFVVARLFTLTLSVLVIGFGLSRVENQVFEPEKGNFNSLLFRMFVLLLVCLFQALMMWHFIRFQLRRWREYWNEQSARQRAAAALPKQQSKPIKRETGYHENGVVKAENGTSPRTKKLKSP
- the TRAM2 gene encoding translocating chain-associated membrane protein 2 isoform X3 gives rise to the protein MGPFLKASPKRNGSDGELVHYRYGLKDLITILFYVFIAIILHAVVQDYVLDKINRRLHLSKVKHSKFNESGQLVAFHLTSMIWCLYVVVTEGYLSDPRSWWENYPHVFLPFQVKFFYLCQLAYWLHALPELYFQKVRKEEIPRQLKYISLYLLHIAAAYLLNLTRLGLILLLLQYFAEFFFHVAQLFYFTDENNQKLFNAWAVVFVVARLFTLTLSVLVIGFGLSRVENQVFEPEKGNFNSLLFRMFVLLLVCLFQALMMWHFIRFQLRRWREYWNEQSARQRAAAALPKQQSKPIKRETGYHENGVVKAENGTSPRTKKLKSP